The Pseudomonadota bacterium nucleotide sequence GGCAGAGCCATAGTGTGGAATAAAACCATGCATCAGACCTATCGGTAAATAGATTTCGTTATACGTTCCGGATAAATACCACCTAAGTAAGACCGTTAGTGAGTAGTTTACGCACCTGTGGCATCAGAATAGTAGTATGGATAGATTTCCAGGGGTGCGGATCGTATTAATAGATGACGAGCCAGGGGTTCTCAGGGCACTGTCGATGCTTCTACAGGCTATGGGGTGCCAGGTAATGCCCTTTTCTGGCCCCAAGGAGGCCCTAGTATACCTGCAGGCAGGGATTGAAGCGGACCTTATCCTGAGCGATCAGCGCATGCCTGGGATGACCGGCTCTCAGCTCTTTAAGGTACTTAAGGATGCCGGAATCCTGCTGCCGTTTATCCTGATGTCAGCACACGCCAGTGAATCAGAGATCTCCGATATCATCTCACACCAGAGCAGCACCTTTCTTCCTAAGCCCTTTACGCCGGACACCCTTAGCAAAAGCATACGGAGCGTTCTGGGAGCGCTGATAAAAGCCGAGGCGATATAGCGTACCACGCACCAAAAAAAACGGAGGCGGATCACTCCGCCCCCGTTTCAGGAATTAACTATCTGCACCTTAGCGCCGACAGTGTTACTCCTCTTTATCACCACGCATCTGCTCACGGATAAGGTCTCCGAAGGTGACGCGTTGTCCCTCTTCCTCACCCATGTACTGGTGATCGTATCCACTATCCTTACGAGAACGATCCTTGATAGACCGTGAGCTCAGACTGATACGACGCTCGTTGATATCAACGTTTGTTACCTCAGCCTCGACCTTGCCTCCAACTGGGAAGGTCTGCGCAACGTCCTGACCCTTATCAAGTCCGAGCTGCGAGTTGTGGATTAGACCCTCAACTCCGTTCTCGATCTCAACGAAGACTCCGAACTCGGTAATCGCAGTAACGGTACCGTTGATCTTTGTGCCAACTGGATGACGTTGAGCGATAGTCTCCCATGGATCCTGAGATAGCTGCTTAACACCGAGGCTTAAACGCTCATTTGCAACGTCGATATCGAGGACAACCGCCTCAACATCATCACCCTTCTTAAAGAGCTCCTGGATCTCCTTAGGATCCTTGATCCTCTTGGTCCAAGAGAAATCAGAGATATGAACAAGTCCATCGATTCCCTCTTCGATACCAACAAAGATACCGAACTCAGTAATCGAACGAACCTTTCCATGAACTCGCGATCCGATCGGATGAATCCTCTGCAGATCTTCCCATGGATTAGGCATAAGCTGCTTCATTCCAAGGCTGATGCGCTGCTGCTCGGCATCTATTCCTAGAATAACCGCCTCAATCATCTCGTTCTCAGTAACGATCTTCGATGGGTGACGAACCTTCTTCGTCCAACTCATCTCAGAGACGTGAATAAGACCCTCGACGCCCTCCTCTAGTTCGATAAATGCGCCGTAATCTGTGACAGACTTAACGCGCCCCTTAATACGTCCACCAACTGGGAAGCGCTCCTGCGCTGTAACCCATGGATCTGGCAAGAGCTGCTTCATACCGAGGCTGACGCGCTCCTTCTCTGCATCGTACTTGAGCACGACCACCGGAACGCCCTGTCCTACCGAGAGTCTCTCTGATGGGTGATTGATACGTCCCCACGAGATATCGGTGATGTGTAGCAATCCATCGATTCCGCCTAGGTCGATGAACGCACCGTAATCCGTTACATTCTTGACGATGCCTTCCATGATCACGCCCTCTTGCAGGACCTTCAAGGTTGCAGCTCGCATTTCATCGCGCTCGCCTAGCAATACTGCACGTCGCGAAAGGACGATGTTGCCCTTATCACGTGTAATCTTAAGAACCTTAAATTCGTACTCTTGTCCTAGGAACTTGTCGAGGTTGCGGTGTGGTCGGATATCGATCTGCGAACCTGGAAGGAAAGCAGGAATACCGATATCAACGTGCAAACCACCCTTAACTTTCTGGATGACCATGCCCTTAATTCGTCCATTAGTCTTATAGGTATTCTCGATATTCTCCCATACTAGCTTCTGATCAGCCTTCTCCTTTGAAAGGAGAACCTGACCCAT carries:
- a CDS encoding 30S ribosomal protein S1, translated to MTSSFSSGSFGGFKGNEGDSSSFASEFENLLRESVDNMRPGKIVPGVVTHVGREMVSVDIGFKSEGVVPTEQFVHIEGKIQINIGDSVDVLILALENDMGQVLLSKEKADQKLVWENIENTYKTNGRIKGMVIQKVKGGLHVDIGIPAFLPGSQIDIRPHRNLDKFLGQEYEFKVLKITRDKGNIVLSRRAVLLGERDEMRAATLKVLQEGVIMEGIVKNVTDYGAFIDLGGIDGLLHITDISWGRINHPSERLSVGQGVPVVVLKYDAEKERVSLGMKQLLPDPWVTAQERFPVGGRIKGRVKSVTDYGAFIELEEGVEGLIHVSEMSWTKKVRHPSKIVTENEMIEAVILGIDAEQQRISLGMKQLMPNPWEDLQRIHPIGSRVHGKVRSITEFGIFVGIEEGIDGLVHISDFSWTKRIKDPKEIQELFKKGDDVEAVVLDIDVANERLSLGVKQLSQDPWETIAQRHPVGTKINGTVTAITEFGVFVEIENGVEGLIHNSQLGLDKGQDVAQTFPVGGKVEAEVTNVDINERRISLSSRSIKDRSRKDSGYDHQYMGEEEGQRVTFGDLIREQMRGDKEE
- a CDS encoding response regulator, yielding MDRFPGVRIVLIDDEPGVLRALSMLLQAMGCQVMPFSGPKEALVYLQAGIEADLILSDQRMPGMTGSQLFKVLKDAGILLPFILMSAHASESEISDIISHQSSTFLPKPFTPDTLSKSIRSVLGALIKAEAI